From a single Prionailurus bengalensis isolate Pbe53 chromosome A1, Fcat_Pben_1.1_paternal_pri, whole genome shotgun sequence genomic region:
- the SAP30L gene encoding histone deacetylase complex subunit SAP30L: MNGFSTEEDSREGPPAAPAAAPGYGQSCCLIEDGERCVRPAGNASFSKRVQKSISQKKLKLDIDKSVRHLYICDFHKNFIQSVRNKRKRKTSDDGGDSPEHDTDIPEVDLFQLQVNTLRRYKRHYKLQTRPGFNKAQLAETVSRHFRNIPVNEKETLAYFIYMVKSNKSRLDQKSEGGKQLE, from the exons ATGAACGGCTTTAGCACGGAGGAGGACAGCCGCGAAgggccccccgccgcccccgccgccgccccgggcTACGGCCAGAGCTGCTGCCTCATCGAGGACGGCGAGCGCTGCGTCCGGCCCGCGGGCAACGCCTCCTTCAGCAAGAGGGTCCAGAAGAGCATCTCGCAGAAGAAACTCAAGCTGGACATCGACAAGAGC GTAAGGCACCTGTATATCTGCGACTTCCACAAAAATTTCATCCAGAGTGTACgaaataaaaggaagaggaagacaagTGACGATGGCGGAGATTCTCCTGAGCACGACACTGACATTCCTGAG gTTGACCTGTTCCAGCTGCAGGTGAACACTCTACGGCGTTATAAACGACACTACAAATTGCAGACCAGACCAGGCTTCAATAAGGCCCAGTTAGCAGAA ACTGTCAGCCGACACTTCAGGAACATACCTGTGAATGAAAAAGAGACCCTCGCCTACTTCATCTACATGGTGAAGAGTAACAAGAGTAGACTGGACCAGAAATCGGAGGGCGGCAAGCAGCTTGAGTGA